The Kitasatospora setae KM-6054 genome contains a region encoding:
- a CDS encoding ROK family protein, producing the protein MNGTVRGTAAPRAGDDRREANAATVLRAVLDHGPVARSGVSRLTGLSPAAVSRQTVDLLRLELLVERPELAVAAPGVRGRPQLPLDIDDRRLAVAGLHVGLPYSTFALLDLRGRVLVRQELPNGGRRGRAVLKALLERVPRLLAAAATGPAAGRRVLGLGAVTGGAVDAERGMTVRHEPLGWREVPLRELLERATGLPVRVDNHARALAAAEVLFGDPAARRSMVQLFVGHVVDASISVAGTVHQGPPSVTGDGGHLPVPGSSARCHCGRRGCLSVAASDDTLFAAAVEQGVIARPDRQLLLAAVRAGDPRADALVRERAVVVGGALALLADVVNPDLLVLTETFSVADPAYLAAVREEFALRSHLHRDASLLVAQRFGADALAVAACAPVLGELYARPLPGF; encoded by the coding sequence GTGAACGGCACCGTCCGTGGCACCGCGGCACCCCGGGCCGGGGACGACCGGCGGGAGGCGAACGCCGCCACCGTGCTGCGGGCGGTGCTGGACCACGGGCCGGTGGCCCGCAGCGGGGTGTCCCGGCTGACCGGGCTCAGCCCGGCGGCGGTCTCCCGGCAGACCGTCGACCTGCTGCGGCTCGAACTGCTGGTGGAGCGGCCGGAGTTGGCGGTCGCCGCGCCGGGGGTGCGGGGCCGTCCGCAGCTGCCGCTGGACATCGACGACCGGCGGCTCGCGGTGGCCGGGCTGCACGTCGGCCTGCCGTACAGCACCTTCGCGCTGCTGGACCTGCGCGGCCGGGTGCTGGTCCGGCAGGAGCTGCCGAACGGCGGACGGCGCGGCCGGGCGGTGCTGAAGGCGCTGCTGGAGCGGGTGCCGCGGCTGCTGGCGGCGGCCGCGACCGGGCCGGCGGCCGGCCGCCGGGTGCTGGGCCTGGGCGCGGTGACCGGCGGGGCGGTGGACGCCGAGCGCGGGATGACCGTCCGGCACGAGCCGCTGGGCTGGCGGGAGGTGCCGCTGCGGGAGCTGCTGGAGCGGGCCACCGGCCTGCCGGTGCGGGTGGACAACCACGCCCGGGCGCTGGCGGCGGCGGAGGTGCTGTTCGGCGATCCGGCGGCCCGGCGCTCGATGGTGCAGCTGTTCGTCGGCCACGTGGTGGACGCGTCCATCTCGGTGGCCGGGACGGTACACCAGGGTCCGCCGTCGGTGACCGGCGACGGCGGGCACCTGCCGGTGCCGGGCAGCTCGGCCCGATGTCACTGCGGCCGCCGCGGCTGCCTGTCGGTGGCCGCCTCGGACGACACGCTGTTCGCGGCGGCGGTCGAGCAGGGCGTGATCGCCCGCCCGGACCGGCAGTTGCTGCTGGCGGCGGTCCGGGCCGGCGACCCGCGGGCCGACGCGCTGGTGCGGGAGCGGGCCGTGGTGGTGGGCGGGGCCCTGGCCCTGCTCGCCGACGTGGTCAACCCGGACCTGCTGGTGCTGACCGAGACCTTCTCGGTGGCCGATCCGGCCTATCTCGCGGCGGTGCGCGAGGAGTTCGCGCTCCGCTCGCACCTGCACCGGGACGCCTCGCTGCTGGTGGCGCAGCGCTTCGGCGCGGACGCGCTGGCGGTGGCGGCCTGCGCGCCGGTGCTGGGCGAGCTGTACGCCCGGCCGCTCCCCGGCTTCTGA
- a CDS encoding TauD/TfdA dioxygenase family protein yields MSVSTSVPTELRLTPAAGRIGAIVHDVKLGADLPAETVAALEAALYEHKVLFFRGQEHLDDAEHEAFARLLGQPVFHPTVPSADGRYIFELDATKGVRANNWHTDVTFVPSYPKASILRALELPPAGGSTVWANTAAAYQDLPEPLKVLAESLRAVHTNDYDYAASLALSPELADNAEIAERFRRVFVSTAFKTEHPLVRVHPVTGEKNLLLGSFVLKIVGVSGKDSRALVELYQRYVERLENTVRWDWQVGDVAIWDNRATQHYAVNDYGDEPRLVRRITLDGDLPVGVDGRPSRLLEPADPPRVAGLVPAAELEAEALGAKS; encoded by the coding sequence ATGTCCGTTTCCACTTCCGTTCCCACCGAGCTGCGGCTGACTCCGGCGGCGGGCCGGATCGGCGCGATCGTGCACGACGTCAAGCTGGGCGCCGACCTGCCGGCCGAGACGGTGGCGGCGCTGGAGGCCGCGCTGTACGAGCACAAGGTGCTCTTCTTCCGCGGCCAGGAGCACCTGGACGACGCCGAACACGAGGCGTTCGCACGGCTGTTGGGGCAGCCGGTGTTCCACCCGACGGTGCCGAGCGCGGACGGCCGGTACATCTTCGAGCTGGACGCCACCAAGGGCGTGCGGGCGAACAACTGGCACACCGACGTGACGTTCGTGCCCTCGTACCCGAAGGCGTCGATCCTGCGGGCGCTGGAGCTGCCGCCGGCCGGCGGCAGCACGGTGTGGGCGAACACCGCGGCCGCCTACCAGGACCTGCCGGAGCCGCTGAAGGTGCTGGCGGAGAGCCTGCGGGCGGTGCACACCAACGACTACGACTACGCGGCGAGCCTGGCGCTGTCGCCGGAGCTGGCCGACAACGCCGAGATCGCCGAGCGGTTCCGCCGGGTGTTCGTGTCGACGGCGTTCAAGACCGAGCACCCGCTGGTCCGGGTGCACCCGGTGACGGGTGAGAAGAACCTGCTGCTGGGCTCGTTCGTGCTGAAGATCGTCGGCGTGTCGGGCAAGGACAGCCGGGCCCTGGTCGAGCTGTACCAGCGGTACGTGGAGCGGCTGGAGAACACCGTGCGCTGGGACTGGCAGGTCGGCGACGTGGCGATCTGGGACAACCGGGCCACCCAGCACTACGCGGTGAACGACTACGGCGACGAGCCGCGCCTGGTCCGCCGGATCACCCTGGACGGCGACCTGCCGGTCGGCGTGGACGGCCGCCCGAGCCGCCTGCTGGAGCCGGCCGACCCGCCGCGGGTGGCCGGCCTGGTGCCCGCCGCCGAGCTGGAGGCCGAGGCGCTGGGCGCGAAGTCCTGA
- a CDS encoding DUF5360 family protein — MRATSAPSRVLRFTKASMLVTDIGFLLYWTATLLALVPAQYAYKDYDNPVLSDWNYSFVLLDVLASATGLTALRLSRCGAASGARPLMLVSLALTSTAGLQAVAFWALRGDFSMAWWLPNLFLLLFPVPGIAYLVRQMAAEPGRPPA; from the coding sequence ATGCGTGCCACGTCCGCCCCGAGCAGGGTGCTGCGCTTCACGAAGGCGTCGATGCTCGTCACCGACATCGGCTTCCTGCTCTACTGGACGGCCACCCTGCTGGCCCTCGTCCCGGCCCAGTACGCGTACAAGGACTACGACAACCCGGTCCTGAGCGACTGGAACTACTCCTTCGTCCTGCTGGACGTGCTCGCGAGCGCCACCGGCCTCACCGCGCTGCGGCTCAGCCGCTGCGGCGCGGCGAGCGGGGCCCGGCCGCTGATGCTGGTCTCGCTCGCGCTCACCAGCACCGCCGGGCTGCAGGCGGTCGCGTTCTGGGCGCTGCGCGGGGACTTCTCGATGGCCTGGTGGCTGCCGAACCTGTTCCTGCTGCTCTTCCCGGTGCCCGGCATCGCGTACCTGGTGCGGCAGATGGCCGCCGAACCGGGCCGGCCCCCGGCCTGA
- a CDS encoding DMT family transporter — MTAYLLVGAAICAEVTATLALRASHGLTRLLPSAVVAIGYIAAFVLLAQALKSLNVGPVYAVWSGLGTVGALVGGVIVFGEPVKPATVAGAVLVVAGVAVLYLGGGMSHE; from the coding sequence ATGACGGCATACCTTCTGGTCGGAGCGGCGATCTGCGCCGAGGTCACGGCCACCCTGGCGCTGCGCGCCTCGCACGGCCTCACCCGGCTGCTGCCCAGCGCGGTCGTCGCGATCGGCTACATCGCGGCCTTCGTGCTGCTCGCGCAGGCGCTCAAGTCGCTGAACGTCGGCCCGGTGTACGCCGTCTGGTCCGGCCTGGGCACGGTCGGCGCGCTGGTCGGCGGGGTGATCGTCTTCGGCGAGCCGGTCAAGCCGGCCACCGTGGCCGGGGCGGTGCTGGTGGTGGCCGGTGTCGCCGTGCTGTACCTCGGCGGGGGGATGAGCCACGAATGA